One segment of Ascidiaceihabitans donghaensis DNA contains the following:
- a CDS encoding LacI family DNA-binding transcriptional regulator, protein MPEKVTSFDVAAKAGVSRSAVSRVFTPGASVSKTTAEKVRLAARELGYRPNVLARSLITGRSRIIGLVVAYLENQFYPDAIERLSRALQERGYHVLVFMAANSGAETDEVMEEILDYQVDGIIVASVGMSNDLTRRCEAAGIPIVLFNRDQNDARLSSVTSDNHAGGRRLAEFLVAGGHTRIAHIAGWEEASTQRDREAGFLAGLQEAGQKLFARSVGGFNFEQAKTCARDMFTQDIIPDAVFVANDHMAFAVMDVLRFELGLRVPEDVSVVGYDDVTLAAWPSYALTTVRQPATRMAEAAVEILMDRLQGHSDTARQIVLDGPLQVRGSARVPKGSKA, encoded by the coding sequence ATGCCTGAAAAAGTCACCTCATTCGATGTTGCGGCTAAAGCGGGCGTGTCACGGTCGGCTGTCAGCCGTGTCTTTACGCCGGGTGCTTCGGTGTCCAAAACAACGGCGGAGAAGGTGCGTCTGGCAGCCCGTGAACTGGGGTATCGTCCGAATGTTCTGGCGCGGTCCCTGATTACGGGGCGGTCGCGGATCATCGGGCTGGTGGTGGCCTATCTTGAAAACCAGTTCTACCCTGATGCCATCGAACGCCTAAGCCGCGCTTTGCAGGAACGCGGCTATCATGTGTTGGTCTTTATGGCTGCAAACTCGGGCGCGGAAACCGATGAGGTGATGGAAGAAATCCTTGATTATCAGGTGGATGGCATAATCGTGGCGTCAGTTGGCATGTCCAATGATCTGACGCGCCGCTGCGAGGCCGCAGGCATTCCGATTGTGCTATTTAACCGGGATCAAAACGATGCACGTTTGTCTTCGGTGACGTCGGACAACCATGCAGGCGGGCGGCGTTTGGCCGAATTTCTTGTTGCCGGTGGGCACACCCGCATCGCCCATATCGCAGGCTGGGAAGAGGCATCCACACAACGCGATCGCGAAGCCGGATTTTTGGCAGGGCTTCAGGAGGCAGGGCAAAAACTGTTTGCCCGCAGTGTTGGCGGTTTCAACTTTGAACAGGCGAAAACCTGCGCCCGCGATATGTTCACCCAAGACATAATTCCAGATGCAGTGTTTGTAGCCAACGATCATATGGCATTTGCGGTGATGGATGTGTTGCGTTTTGAACTGGGATTGCGTGTGCCGGAAGATGTATCTGTGGTGGGCTATGATGATGTGACGCTGGCTGCATGGCCCAGCTATGCGCTGACCACGGTGCGCCAACCCGCAACACGAATGGCCGAAGCCGCAGTGGAAATTTTGATGGACCGGCTGCAGGGCCATTCGGACACTGCGCGGCAAATTGTTTTGGACGGACCATTGCAGGTGCGCGGGTCTGCGCGCGTACCAAAAGGATCAAAAGCATGA
- a CDS encoding ester cyclase has protein sequence MSLFGGKWADVPDYILGVTKEIWEDRRIHTLRDYYGADIVVRSPASVVVGNADVIAATMATLAEFPDRALLGEDVIWCGDGADGYLSSHRLISTARHTADGVYGTATGKTIRYRILADCHVRDGVIDDEWLVRDQAAIVRQLGTDAPSFARRLIAKEGGAKSCVEPYTAANDVAGPYQGAGNDDALGRRYADVLTRIMGADMAAVSREYDRAVMSFYPGGDVGYGRDPVDQFWMSLRASFPDATFKIDHAIGRHDPSMPPRAALRWSLNGTHSGWGAYGAPTGAQVHVMGISHADFGSLGAADLTIRQEHTLIDDTAIWKQIHLHTGLHDD, from the coding sequence ATGAGTTTGTTTGGTGGGAAATGGGCGGATGTACCGGACTATATTCTGGGCGTCACCAAAGAGATCTGGGAAGACCGCCGCATCCACACGCTACGCGACTACTACGGGGCGGACATTGTGGTGCGGTCCCCTGCGTCTGTGGTGGTGGGCAACGCGGATGTGATCGCCGCAACCATGGCCACGTTGGCAGAGTTTCCGGACCGTGCTTTGTTGGGGGAAGATGTCATCTGGTGCGGGGATGGCGCTGACGGCTATTTGTCGTCTCACCGTTTGATTTCAACAGCGCGTCACACAGCAGACGGCGTCTATGGCACGGCCACGGGTAAAACCATACGCTACCGTATTTTGGCGGATTGCCATGTGCGCGATGGGGTCATTGATGATGAATGGCTGGTACGTGATCAAGCAGCGATTGTGCGCCAATTGGGCACGGATGCCCCAAGCTTTGCACGCAGGTTGATTGCCAAAGAGGGGGGCGCAAAATCATGTGTGGAACCCTATACTGCGGCCAATGATGTGGCCGGACCCTATCAGGGCGCGGGAAACGATGATGCATTGGGGCGGCGCTACGCGGATGTTTTGACGCGCATAATGGGGGCGGATATGGCGGCGGTTTCGCGCGAATACGACCGCGCCGTGATGTCATTTTATCCCGGTGGGGATGTGGGGTATGGCCGCGATCCTGTGGATCAATTCTGGATGTCTCTTCGTGCCAGTTTTCCAGACGCCACATTCAAAATCGACCACGCCATCGGGCGGCATGATCCGTCCATGCCGCCGCGTGCGGCGCTGCGTTGGAGCTTGAATGGAACCCATTCAGGATGGGGGGCTTATGGTGCGCCAACGGGGGCGCAGGTCCACGTTATGGGGATCAGCCATGCGGATTTTGGCAGTCTGGGGGCCGCCGATTTGACCATCCGGCAAGAACATACACTGATAGATGACACCGCGATCTGGAAGCAGATCCACTTGCACACAGGATTGCATGATGACTGA
- a CDS encoding ester cyclase, producing the protein MTESFDGFSQRWADFPDYILGITSEIWEGRGIGTLHDYYAKDVVMRFPNALVTGNAAVMSGTMATLVEFPDRELLGEDVIWSGDADTGYLSSHRIVTTGTHTGHGVFGAPTGKRFAISVIADCAAKENTIFDEWLIRDYGGLVKQLGFDQKEFARQSIEDEGGAEDCVKPFTPDQDIDGGYHGRGNDNAYGARYADLLTRIMAFDFNVIRDEYDRAVLAEYPGATTVRGTGGVEAMWMGLRSSFPDAKFEIHHQIGREDPMMSPRAALRWSLTGTHSGWGAFGKPTGAPVHVMGLSHAEFGPWGLRRETALYDEISIWKQILMHTG; encoded by the coding sequence ATGACTGAAAGTTTTGACGGGTTTTCCCAGCGCTGGGCAGATTTTCCTGACTATATTCTGGGGATCACCTCGGAAATCTGGGAAGGGCGCGGGATAGGCACTTTGCACGACTATTACGCAAAAGATGTGGTGATGCGCTTTCCCAACGCGTTGGTCACAGGGAACGCGGCGGTGATGTCAGGCACGATGGCCACGTTGGTGGAATTTCCCGACCGTGAATTGCTGGGCGAGGATGTGATCTGGTCGGGGGACGCGGACACAGGATATCTGAGCTCGCATCGCATCGTGACCACAGGTACACATACAGGCCACGGCGTCTTTGGTGCGCCAACGGGAAAACGCTTTGCCATTTCGGTCATTGCGGATTGCGCTGCCAAGGAAAACACCATTTTCGACGAATGGTTGATCCGCGACTACGGCGGTTTGGTCAAACAGCTTGGATTTGATCAAAAGGAATTTGCACGTCAAAGCATCGAGGATGAAGGAGGGGCAGAGGATTGCGTTAAACCCTTCACGCCGGATCAGGACATTGACGGCGGCTATCATGGGCGCGGGAACGACAACGCTTATGGGGCACGATATGCCGACCTTTTGACGCGTATCATGGCGTTTGATTTCAATGTGATCCGCGACGAATACGACCGTGCGGTTCTGGCGGAATACCCAGGGGCCACGACAGTGCGCGGCACGGGCGGGGTTGAGGCGATGTGGATGGGGCTGCGGTCCTCTTTTCCGGATGCCAAATTTGAAATTCATCACCAGATAGGCCGCGAAGATCCGATGATGTCACCGCGTGCTGCATTGCGCTGGTCGTTGACAGGCACCCATTCCGGTTGGGGGGCATTTGGCAAACCAACAGGGGCGCCGGTGCATGTCATGGGCTTAAGCCATGCAGAATTTGGCCCATGGGGATTGCGGCGCGAGACGGCCCTTTATGATGAAATCTCGATCTGGAAACAGATCCTGATGCACACAGGGTAA
- a CDS encoding pyridoxamine 5'-phosphate oxidase family protein, with amino-acid sequence MSRYDEMMFTPAVEARQAGIGAKGKFASRYGQPERLNVGADEMDFLLSRTTLYIATVSETGWPYIQHRGGPLGFIKQLGDTQVGFADYRGNRQLISAGNLDKDDRVSIFAMDYARKNRLKLQGHAQMLSVEDNPELAAQLTLMDHPAPERLMVIDIASYDWNCPKYITPRFDTGEMTQLIGPEISRLETRIAELEAENAALRNEGPQK; translated from the coding sequence ATGTCACGCTACGACGAAATGATGTTCACCCCTGCCGTGGAAGCGCGCCAAGCCGGTATTGGCGCAAAAGGCAAGTTTGCATCGCGTTACGGACAGCCTGAACGCCTTAATGTCGGCGCGGATGAAATGGATTTTCTGTTGTCACGCACCACGCTTTACATCGCCACGGTCTCAGAAACGGGGTGGCCCTATATTCAGCATCGTGGCGGGCCGTTGGGGTTCATCAAGCAATTGGGTGATACACAGGTGGGCTTTGCCGATTACCGCGGCAATCGCCAGCTGATTTCGGCGGGCAATCTCGACAAGGATGATCGCGTGTCGATTTTTGCTATGGACTATGCCCGTAAAAACCGCCTGAAGCTGCAAGGGCATGCGCAGATGCTGAGTGTTGAAGACAACCCCGAACTGGCCGCGCAGCTGACTTTGATGGATCACCCTGCGCCCGAACGCCTGATGGTGATCGACATCGCCTCTTACGACTGGAATTGCCCCAAATACATCACGCCCCGTTTTGACACAGGCGAGATGACACAATTGATCGGCCCCGAAATCAGCCGCCTTGAAACCCGTATCGCAGAGCTTGAGGCGGAAAACGCTGCTTTGCGCAATGAAGGACCCCAAAAATGA